The Campylobacter sp. RM16189 genome contains the following window.
CCGTCAAGACGGAAAAAACGTCAATAAAGCCTTATATGTAGCTTTGGCAATCAATTGGGAAGGAAAAAAAGAGGTATTAGGGCTTTGGCTATCTAATACAGAAGGAGCAAAATTTTGGATACGCCGTCCGCAAAAAGCGGACATGTACAATCACTTCCTTACAGTACAAGGCTGAAAGCCTTATGGGAGTTCTTAGTGAGATAAAGAACCGAGGGACTGAAGATATTCTGATAGCCTGCATGGATGGACTTACCGGATTTCCTGAAGCGGTAAAGGCAGTATTTGAGGATACTCATATACAGCATTGCATAGTTCATATGGTTAGAAGCTCTACCAAATTTGTTTCCTACAAAGACCTTAAAGCTGTATGCAAAGACTTGAAAGAAGTATATTCAGCTATAAATGAAAAGGCCGGAGCCAAAGCTCTTGAAGATTTTGGAAAGAAATGGGATGAGAAGTATCCGATGATTAAAGCTGCTTGGCAGAGGAATTGGAATGAGCTAAGTGAGTTTTTTAATTATCCTAAAGAAATCCGAAAAGCTATTTATA
Protein-coding sequences here:
- a CDS encoding transposase yields the protein MGVLSEIKNRGTEDILIACMDGLTGFPEAVKAVFEDTHIQHCIVHMVRSSTKFVSYKDLKAVCKDLKEVYSAINEKAGAKALEDFGKKWDEKYPMIKAAWQRNWNELSEFFNYPKEIRKAIYTTNAIESLNFSLRKITRNKSSFPDDDSIYKVMYLAIRNASKRWTMPIRNWPLAVNQFAILFDKRIPFC